One Electrophorus electricus isolate fEleEle1 chromosome 13, fEleEle1.pri, whole genome shotgun sequence DNA segment encodes these proteins:
- the LOC118242348 gene encoding cyclin-dependent kinase 5 activator 1-like, with protein sequence MPRLLMQSSTSELLTCLGAFLCQRCCLLKDLTADEPVQWLRIVDHYVTLTEWQEQSFLIPGTMVFLFMLCRDIISAEVATKEELQAVLLTCLYVSCSYMCEEISYPAKAFLVEENKGAFWARSLDIANRMSGKMLQINNDPQYFWQVFTDLKNMMLH encoded by the coding sequence ATGCCTAGACTGCTCATGCAGTCCTCCACCAGCGAGCTGCTCACATGCCTGGGTGCGTTCTTGTGCCAGCGTTGCTGCCTGCTGAAGGACCTGACTGCTGACGAGCCCGTGCAGTGGCTGCGCATTGTGGACCACTACGTGACTCTGACAGAATGGCAGGAGCAAAGCTTCCTCATTCCAGGCACCATGGTCTTTCTCTTCATGCTGTGCCGTGACATCATTTCAGCTGAGGTGGCCACCAAGGAGGAGCTGCAGGCCGTGCTGCtcacatgcttgtatgtgtctTGCTCCTACATGTGTGAGGAGATCAGCTACCCAGCCAAAGCTTTCCTGGTGGAGGAAAACAAAGGGGCCTTCTGGGCCCGATCCCTGGACATTGCTAACCGCATGAGTGGCAAGATGCTGCAGATTAACAATGACCCGCAGTATTTTTGGCAGGTCTTCACTGACCTGAAGAACATGATGCTTCATTAA